The DNA region TTGGGGGTGGGGGGCCTTGGTATTGTACATTGTCTCAATTTTGTTGCATAGTTCCATTGCTATGTGATCCTCTCTCCCTTTCTCTAACGGTTACTACTTACTCTACTCTGTCTCAATTTTGTTGCATAGTTCCATTGCTATGTGATCCTCTCTCCCTTTCTCTAGCGGCTACTACTTACTCTGTCCATCCCGGAATAAGTGtttcatatatataaatttggTGAGTAGATTTACCTTTTTTGTTTTGATAGCACCATTTATGTACTGAATTATGATATGTGGGATATACTccatttattttgaaattgaatacttatttattttagaaatgGAGATAGCCCATATTTTGTAactttgttaattttttttataaatggcCTTTTGGAGCTATCTAACGATAAAGCACCTACATCTTACAATGAATGTGTATAAGTGTATTCAATGTCTCATGTAATTTgtagtttatttaaatttaagcATATAATTGATTTGGAGTTTGAAAAAAAGATGGTTACATTTTGAAGAAACCTACATTTTACCTAATTGttcccttttttttttgcaacaaCTCTATCTAATGCGAGATACTATTGCACAAGAAAatattctctttctcttttaaGTAATCATGCATGTgtacaaacaaaacaaaatatttatttaattacttttcctTTTTATCACCTTTAATCACGCAGAATTTTATTACATTCATTTGTCTGCGAATTAATAtcccattttattattttagtaattatgcgatttaaaatttcatttattttttgatGAATGGACCCACACTCCATTAAATTATACCCAtagttaattatataaatattatatgaaAGTGagactcacattttattaattttttcacCCAATTCCGTATAGTCATACAATTTCTTGAAAATTATAATGAGTTTAAATGAAACTTTAAATCAGAAGCAGCGGGAGTATTATAGACTCCCAGATGAAGATTTTGAAGAGAAAATTCAGAtccaactttaaaaaaaattacaatatcgCTACTTTTATAGAGGATAATATTTACTAACTTTAAACGTTTACAATTACATTTCCAAATTTATTTTGTCCAAtattatcattctcttaaaaaaaatgataaatgcgAACCCAATAAGGGATTAAGGGGTTTGTTTTCAAATTTATGTATTTGGGCTTTAAAAGCCCAATTAAAATAGTCATTCAAGCCCAAATCAAACAAAACCTATTTAAAATCTTATAACCCTCGCCTCCTTCGTCTCCTCTCTCTCCCACCTCTTCGACGCCATGCCGAAGCACTATCGCCCCGCCGTAAGTTTGAATTCACCACCGGAAATGTTCTCCAGCACGATCTTAACCTCAAGATGAACTGAATCTCACCGtgcactttttttttttcaggggaagaagaaggagggAAACGCGGCCAAGTATGTGACGAGGTCACAAGCTGTTAAATACCTCCAAGTTAGCCTTCCTGTATTCAGGTTCCTCTAATTTTCCATTTGTTTGGTCGTAATGTTAGCTTAAGTGAGCTTGtacttttaaattgaataaattgaaTATGTATGCAGTGAGGCTGCGGTTATAAGtttgtttttggtttttgtaaatttaaaaaaaattcggctATTTTTGCTTTTGCAGCATGAAATACGCACCTATTGTTAGTTCATCTTTGCGTGTGTGTGAGGGGGTCGAGTGTAGGGTTTAATGCTCGTCATTTTTCTGCAGCAGACATGTGATGTTCGTATCGTGCGCAATTTAAATTAAGAGTTACTTCTCGCTAGGGAGTTAACTTGTCTACGTGTACACATGTTTGTGTTTACTTTCAGCTAAGGGTGTTCTAGGAATCGTGTTGTACTAGTAGTTGATGGGCTTTTGGGTTTTTGGTAGCTGTGATAATAATAAGATGTTTGACTTCGCGTCTTCAgagttgtgttttgttttacaAATCTACGTAATTCCTCGTGTCATATCACCAGTTTTTATATTCCCCGTAATCTATTTAGTTGGATTAAGTGTGTAACGTTAGTTGAGTTGGGAATCAACCCTGTAATATTAATGTTTAAACTTTTTGAGCTGTTACCAATTTAGATGGTCAATCAATCTGACATGGTTGATTCATTTCCTCTATGGAGATTGGATTGGACTGTTTTTTCTATTTAACATGGTGTATGTGTATGAGCTTTGAAATGTTTGTCTTGGGTTTAGTTGAGCTGTGGGTTGTTTGGTCCGTTTGCTATGAGTATACTTGTGCTATGCTTTatatggattttgagagatagTGTTCACTTATGACTGCTAATGATTCTTCTCTATCCACCATTCAGGAGACTATGCATCCTCAAAGGTGTATTTCCCCGGGAACCAAAGAAGAAGGTGAAGGGAAACCACCATTCTTATTATCACACAAAAGATCTCATGTTTCTTAAACATGAGCCTCTTCTTGAAAAATTTAGAGACATGCGAACTTATGAGAGGAAAGTGAAGAAAGCCGTGTCAAAGAAGAATAGAGATCTCGCGGAACGGCTGTTGAGACGGAAGCCCACTTACACTCTTGATATGCTCATTAAGGAGAGGTAGAATTCAGTTTCTCCTTTGAGTTCTGATGTGCTTGTTTTGTACAAATAGtgttattttaccatttttcgTTTGGAATTAGGTATCCAAAATTCATTGATGCAGTAAGGGACCTTGATGACTGCCTTAGTATGGTACACCTATTTGCTGCATTGCCTGCTGTGGATAGAATTGTAGATGGAGAAAAGATTCCTGTAAGCCGTGTCCATAATTGCCGAAGGTTACTGCTCTTGCAGCTTTCTGGATTTGCAATTTAAGAATTTTAAGTCAGACAACCATGTTATGTTTGGGCCAACGTACTTATCCTGTTTCTGCCTGTTCTGTCCTCCTGCAATGGTTGTAGGTTGAGTCAAGAGTGGCAGGCATACATTTCTCGCACCCATAAACTACGGAAGACTTTCATTTCTGTGAAAGGAATTTATTATCAAGTATGCATGTTATTCTCTATTGCTGAATCACTTCATGTATCATAGATATCTTATTAATGTCAATTTATCCTTGGCAGGCAGAGGTCGAGGGGCAAAAAGTTACTTGGTTAACTCCTCATGCATTACAACAAGTACTGCCTGAAGTGGATTACAGGgtcttgcttacctttttggaaTTTTATGAGGTTAGTCATAACTTATATGATCTGATGTCATTCTTATTATCTatgcttctcttttatttttgagtTTGTATACCCACACACAATGGATATATATTTCTATTTGCTGCAACTTCTAGGAATAGAACTAAATTTGTTCCAATAAATGTCTTATGCAATAACCTGGGTTAGTAAAGCTCATAAGGGAGCTGCAATTAGAATTAAAAATATCTTACTAAACATTGGTTGAAACCATTAAGCTCATGGATTAATATCTCAATCTCTGTCTTGGATTAGTCTCTAGTAATGGTGTCTGCAATTGTATTATTTATCTTCCGTTTTTAATTATATCCATTTGTTTGCAGACTCTTCTTGCATTTGTTAACCACAGACTGTATCATTCAATAAATGTGACATATCCACCAATTCTTGACCCTCGGTTGGAAGCTCTGTCTGCAGgttatttcatattttcatgATTAATCATATGTATTGGATTTTTTCTTAATTACATTAGGGCTTTGAGAATACATGAAGTTACTTGTGATTTGATGTTATAAACATATGAGATGAGGAACCAATTTTTGGTTCTGCAGTGTCCAATATTGATGTTTGAACTATGCAGATCTTTATGCATTGTCAAGATATCTTGATGCCAACGGCCAAATGAGTACAAAAGCCATCATCTCGTCTGGCTCTGAGCCAGCTGAACATCAACAGGATGAACCGGGTGCTTTAATGCAACAGCTTCCTTCTAATGAACCTGGTGCTTTGATGCACCTTCTTGAAGATGCTTCTAGAGAGGATGAGGAAGATTCAGAAACTAGGGAATGCAAAAATCTCTTCAGGAACATCAAATTCTTCTTAAGTCGTGAGGTTACATATTGTTATTATCTCTTCTGCTCCCCCCTGTCTTCCTCGATCAATTTCCTCCTTTATTTCAATTTCTGTTTCCCAGTGATGTGATGCTTTCCTTTCTACTCACACCCTTCTCCCGTCTCTTCACTATTGAACTCAACCTTTTCAATTGTTTCTTTGTCAGTCTCCTAGAGAGTCGTTGCTGTTTATCATCCCTGCATTTGGTGGCAAAGTTTCTTGGGAAGGTGCAGGTGCACCTTATGATGAGTCTGACCAAAGCATCACTCATCAGGTCTGTTCCTCcacatatttcattaattgttTTTGAGGTTTGGTAAATGATGACTGATGTGCTTCACAATGTGTTCAAACCAGTATATATGCCATTTATGTATTTAATCGTTTAGGTGATTTAATATGAAAGTTTACATTATACtagttttctctttctttttttttcacttcaaCAATAATTTGGTTTGCTAGCTTCCACCACCTTTCCTGGGTTGTATATGTTCATCTGCTTTCCGTATTTAGGTTGTGTTTTTAGTAgtttgtattgtgacaacaccGCTCTTGAATCTTCTTAGAAGCTCATATGCGGGCAGAGGATTTTTGCGAGTTTCTGACATGGAAATTGGAtttcttttattattgtttAGAAAATCATGTTTAGGATTCTCTGTATATAGTATTTTGCAATTCCACAACTCCGAGAAGAAAAATCCAGAATTATATTGAGGTTATTTTTTTGTGTGCAGATTGTTGATAGGCCAACACAAGGACATAAGTTCCTTTCCAGAGAATACATCCAACCTCAGTGGGTTTATGATTGTATAAATGCACACATCATTTTGCCTACTGAGAAATATATTGTCGGATGGTAAGCTCCATATCAAATTTTGCATTGCAATTTTATAATCAAGAGCTCTCTTATTTGTGGAAAAACTGTGATAATACTATTTGCTTTGGTATCTAATTTATGGTTTTAATATCTAGTTGATCGTATTAGCTTTAGTATCTGGTTGATCTATGATGTTTACTTTGATGGAACTGCCTTCTCAATAGTTGATAGTGCTTCCAATTGCGATGATTCTCGTGGAGACATCTTTGTGCTTATATGTACTGACTGAATTCAGGTTGTACTAGATGCCTGTGTCCATGAAAACATATCCGAAAATAAACAATTAGGTGTTCAAGTTAAGTATCTACTGTTTCTTGTAATAAATACTCTTGACGGTTGAGTTGTAGAATCTTTTTCTCACTCTTGTATCCTGTACTTTCTAGACTAAAAGATTCTCCCTACCAGTTAtgtcatttaaaaaaatgtttgcaTCGATTATTGCATCAAATTTtgatgttttcatttttgtttacaTATTGCAGTGTACCTCCGCCGCATTTGTCTCCATTTGTAGATAATGATGCTGAGGGTCATGTTCCTGAGTATGCTGAAGCTATTGAGCGACTAAAGGCTGCTGAAAGAAAGGAAGTCTTGCCATTGCCTGGCATGGGAAAAGAGGATTTGGACGACCCTCAAAGTTTACTAGGCATCATTGATCGGGCAGAAGCTATCGAGGCTGCTAAGAAGAAGCAGAAGGTACACATCATGAAACATTATCATGGCTAAGCTAGATTTGTTTCTCATTCCCTAAGATGTGTTGTTTATTGTGTGGTTTGTTATTCTCTTTCGTATATCTATCCAAGTGTTATTAAACACTCAAATGTGTTCCTTGGATTCAGATGTTAATGCAGGAGAAGAAGTACCATGAAGAACTGAAGCTAGAGCTTCAAGGTGCTCAGTTAGCTTCTCTCCAAAGTGGCGTTGAAGTCGAGGATGCTGAAGAAGATGCTTTACCTGATCTGCAACAAAGGGCCAAGGATGCTGATAGCATGTCTGAGGTTTCAATGTCGCGCAAGAAGAGGAAACTTCTAGAAGCAATGAAGGTAAAACaaagattttatttttcatgtggTGTCCTTGGTATTGATATATGGAAGCTCATTGCTTATGTTTCAGATTGGTAAAAAGAGGAAAGAGGACGGAGTAAATCTCCTAAAAGAACGGAAGCGGAGAATCGACCAAGCTAAGAAGAGCTCTTCGTAAAATCGATGTTTGTAGGATCGATCCACTTTaaatcttattattattatgtgttTTTATCAAAGAAAGGAGGATGGGTTTGATATATCTAAATACTGGCAAATCATATCAAAGAAAGGATGGGTTTGTTGTATTTCATTTTTCGATCAATATCTTCTAGTTTTTTTTCTCTACTTACGCATATATGCCTGCCCAAGAAATTTATTAGAATCATTTTTGGTACATCAAACCATAACCGTCTTAAATTATGACCTATCAAAGAGGCATCAATTTTCATAATGTGGTCATGCCTTGTTGCCAAAGTTGTATGGATAAAAAAAGTTCTTCAATGATATATTTCATATACATTCTTTTGTAATCTCATTGGATACATTTCTAAGAGAATCTACTCTACAAAATTCAACTCCTAAAACAGTAATGCTACAAATCATCTTCTGCTCAAACCAGAGATGAAATCTACAAATAAGTCCTCGCTGCAAGGGATGGTGAGACCACCCATCGGGTGACTGAACCCGAATTCTTCCTCAGCTTGAAACAACAGTTCTTGGAACGAAGGATGGTTCAAGTATGCCACTGGAATCACAAAGCGCTTCTTTTCATTATCACCAACATAGACGGCAACGTGCCCTTTTGGAACTTCAGCTGACCTTCTTTCATTGGACAAAGACCGTCTTAGAATCTGACGAATGGCCATTGTGTGACCCTTTTCTCGAGTTAGAATGAGAAGAATAGCTATTATGAAGGaaatcaaaaa from Salvia splendens isolate huo1 chromosome 9, SspV2, whole genome shotgun sequence includes:
- the LOC121749850 gene encoding pescadillo homolog, whose amino-acid sequence is MPKHYRPAGKKKEGNAAKYVTRSQAVKYLQVSLPVFRRLCILKGVFPREPKKKVKGNHHSYYHTKDLMFLKHEPLLEKFRDMRTYERKVKKAVSKKNRDLAERLLRRKPTYTLDMLIKERYPKFIDAVRDLDDCLSMVHLFAALPAVDRIVDGEKIPVSRVHNCRRLSQEWQAYISRTHKLRKTFISVKGIYYQAEVEGQKVTWLTPHALQQVLPEVDYRVLLTFLEFYETLLAFVNHRLYHSINVTYPPILDPRLEALSADLYALSRYLDANGQMSTKAIISSGSEPAEHQQDEPGALMQQLPSNEPGALMHLLEDASREDEEDSETRECKNLFRNIKFFLSRESPRESLLFIIPAFGGKVSWEGAGAPYDESDQSITHQIVDRPTQGHKFLSREYIQPQWVYDCINAHIILPTEKYIVGCVPPPHLSPFVDNDAEGHVPEYAEAIERLKAAERKEVLPLPGMGKEDLDDPQSLLGIIDRAEAIEAAKKKQKMLMQEKKYHEELKLELQGAQLASLQSGVEVEDAEEDALPDLQQRAKDADSMSEVSMSRKKRKLLEAMKIGKKRKEDGVNLLKERKRRIDQAKKSSS